From a region of the Anaerobranca gottschalkii DSM 13577 genome:
- a CDS encoding VanZ family protein yields MTDKLKVIIAWLLVFIWMAIIFYFSSQQGEESSELSSGLVQVVVEITEKLVPNTVNRLDYNTLHHFIRKQGHFFIYFILGILTSNALTLSRVKGQKNIWLSLSVCVIYAITDEVHQVFVPGRSGEVRDVLIDSIGAFAGIVIYRNLRFLKKGF; encoded by the coding sequence ATGACTGATAAATTGAAGGTAATAATTGCTTGGTTATTAGTTTTTATTTGGATGGCTATAATCTTTTACTTTTCCAGTCAACAGGGTGAAGAATCCTCTGAATTAAGCTCAGGATTAGTTCAAGTAGTTGTTGAGATTACAGAAAAATTAGTACCTAACACGGTAAATAGGCTAGATTATAACACTCTTCATCATTTCATAAGGAAACAAGGTCATTTTTTCATCTATTTTATTTTAGGGATATTGACTAGCAATGCTTTAACATTATCTAGAGTAAAGGGACAAAAAAATATTTGGCTGTCACTGTCAGTATGTGTTATTTATGCTATAACAGATGAAGTTCATCAAGTATTCGTTCCAGGCCGAAGTGGAGAAGTTAGGGATGTTTTGATAGATAGTATTGGAGCTTTTGCAGGAATTGTCATATACAGAAATTTAAGGTTTTTAAAAAAAGGATTTTAA
- the tdh gene encoding L-threonine 3-dehydrogenase has product MSEMMKVVMKTKGERGAVLTVKEIPKIGPKEVLVKVLATSICGTDLHIYKWDQWSQKRIKPPLVVGHEFAGEVVEVGSEVENIKVGDVVSAETHIVCEVCELCRTGNAHLCANTKILGVDTQGTFAEYVALPAVNAWVNPKGVDPAFLSIQEPLGNAVQTLLAGEIIGKTVAVVGCGPIGIFAVAVAKAVGAAKVIALEVNDYRLNLAKELGADVIINPKNEDPIIKVLEETEGLGVDVVAEMSGNPTALKQSLKYVKLGGRVSLLGIPAEEVSIDIANDVVFKGINLQGIVGRRMYETWYQVKGLIQSGKLNLAPVVTHRLPLEEFQKGFELMESGQCGKVVLYPDIKILEQYK; this is encoded by the coding sequence ATGTCTGAAATGATGAAGGTTGTGATGAAAACTAAAGGGGAAAGGGGAGCAGTATTAACTGTCAAGGAAATTCCTAAAATAGGGCCTAAGGAGGTATTAGTTAAAGTTTTGGCCACCAGTATATGTGGTACTGATCTTCACATATATAAATGGGATCAATGGTCGCAAAAACGAATAAAACCACCTTTAGTGGTAGGCCATGAATTTGCCGGTGAAGTGGTAGAGGTGGGTAGTGAAGTAGAAAATATCAAGGTGGGAGATGTGGTTTCTGCAGAAACCCATATCGTTTGTGAAGTTTGTGAACTGTGTCGGACTGGAAATGCCCATTTATGTGCAAATACTAAAATATTAGGGGTAGATACCCAAGGTACATTCGCTGAATACGTAGCTTTACCAGCAGTTAACGCTTGGGTAAATCCTAAAGGAGTAGATCCTGCTTTTCTCTCAATCCAAGAACCTTTAGGTAATGCTGTCCAAACTTTATTAGCGGGAGAAATTATTGGTAAAACCGTTGCTGTAGTAGGTTGTGGTCCTATCGGCATTTTTGCAGTTGCTGTGGCTAAAGCTGTGGGAGCAGCTAAAGTGATAGCCTTAGAAGTTAATGACTATCGCTTAAACTTAGCTAAAGAGCTGGGAGCAGATGTAATAATTAACCCTAAAAATGAAGACCCTATAATTAAAGTATTAGAAGAAACAGAAGGCTTAGGGGTAGATGTGGTAGCAGAAATGTCAGGAAACCCCACAGCTTTAAAGCAAAGTCTAAAATATGTTAAATTAGGAGGTAGAGTTTCTCTCCTTGGAATACCTGCTGAAGAAGTTTCAATAGATATCGCCAATGATGTTGTTTTTAAAGGGATCAACCTTCAAGGTATAGTGGGAAGGAGAATGTACGAAACTTGGTATCAAGTTAAAGGTTTAATACAGTCTGGAAAATTAAATCTCGCCCCTGTTGTCACCCATCGACTACCTTTGGAAGAATTCCAAAAAGGCTTTGAACTTATGGAATCTGGACAGTGTGGTAAAGTAGTCCTATATCCAGACATTAAAATTTTAGAACAGTATAAATAA
- the glgB gene encoding 1,4-alpha-glucan branching protein GlgB, whose product MENMIRAINLFHQGENFEAYKFFGAHLNGEGVTFTLWAPRARAVEVVGNFNNWDGNNHKMNKISEGVWQIFIPGLKEWEIYKYKILTEDGNTILKADPFAFYSELRPNTASVIVNWKNYQWGDGRWQERKNKIDVYQGPLSIYEVHLGTWRTKNGNLMNYREIAHELVPYVKEMGYTHIELMPVMEHPFDGSWGYQVTGFFSPTSRYGSIKDLKYFIDYCHQNELGVILDWVPSHFCRDDHGLRMFDGSPCFENENPKKADNPQWGTSNFDYGKGEVVSFLISNALYWLKEFHADGLRVDAVANILYLDFCKGPQDFIPNKYGSNENLEGIEFLKKLNTVVKNHSPNSLMIAEDSSTFPKVTGTVEEGGLGFTYKWNLGWMNDTLNYMAHPWPRKAEKHHQMTFSLTYSFFEKFLLPLSHDEVVHCKKSLIDKMDGDYWQKFAALRTYYGFQYTHPGKKLLFMGGEFGQFIEWRDYEELEWHLLRFDLHRKLQIYVKDLNHFYQKEKTLWELDYGWDGFQWLEADDKENSIYVYQRRDLEGNVLVVICNFTPIVHHSYSFGVITNGVYEEEFNSDLEKYGGSNLYNGIPLTTSNNILTALIPPLAIICLKLKK is encoded by the coding sequence ATGGAAAATATGATAAGGGCTATTAATTTATTCCATCAAGGAGAAAACTTTGAAGCATATAAATTTTTTGGTGCCCATCTTAATGGGGAAGGGGTTACCTTTACTTTATGGGCACCTAGGGCTAGAGCAGTGGAGGTTGTCGGTAATTTCAATAACTGGGATGGAAATAACCATAAAATGAATAAAATTTCAGAGGGTGTTTGGCAAATTTTTATCCCTGGTTTAAAAGAATGGGAAATATATAAATACAAAATTTTAACAGAGGATGGAAATACGATCTTAAAAGCAGATCCCTTTGCTTTTTATTCAGAATTAAGGCCAAATACTGCCTCAGTTATAGTAAATTGGAAAAATTATCAATGGGGAGACGGTAGATGGCAGGAAAGGAAAAATAAAATCGATGTATACCAAGGACCCCTTTCCATATATGAAGTCCATTTAGGGACTTGGAGAACTAAAAATGGTAATTTAATGAACTACCGAGAAATAGCCCATGAACTTGTTCCCTATGTTAAAGAAATGGGCTACACCCATATAGAACTTATGCCGGTAATGGAACATCCCTTTGATGGTTCTTGGGGTTATCAAGTAACTGGTTTTTTCAGTCCTACCAGTAGGTATGGTTCAATTAAAGACTTAAAATATTTTATCGACTACTGTCATCAAAATGAACTTGGTGTAATTTTAGATTGGGTACCTAGCCATTTTTGTCGGGATGACCATGGATTAAGGATGTTTGATGGTAGCCCTTGTTTTGAAAATGAAAATCCGAAAAAGGCAGATAACCCTCAATGGGGAACTAGTAATTTTGATTATGGAAAAGGAGAAGTTGTAAGTTTTCTGATATCCAATGCCCTTTATTGGTTAAAAGAATTTCACGCCGATGGTTTAAGGGTTGATGCTGTAGCTAATATACTTTACTTAGATTTTTGCAAGGGTCCCCAAGATTTTATTCCCAATAAATATGGGTCCAATGAAAACCTAGAAGGAATAGAGTTTTTAAAAAAATTAAACACAGTGGTTAAAAACCACAGTCCCAATAGTTTAATGATAGCTGAGGATTCTTCCACTTTCCCTAAAGTTACAGGTACTGTTGAAGAAGGGGGATTAGGTTTTACATACAAATGGAACCTTGGATGGATGAATGATACATTAAATTATATGGCCCATCCTTGGCCAAGGAAGGCTGAAAAACATCATCAAATGACCTTTTCTCTAACTTACAGTTTTTTTGAGAAATTTCTTTTGCCTTTATCCCATGACGAAGTTGTCCATTGTAAAAAATCCTTGATCGATAAAATGGATGGAGATTATTGGCAAAAATTTGCCGCTCTTAGGACATATTATGGTTTTCAATACACCCATCCAGGGAAAAAACTATTATTTATGGGGGGAGAATTTGGGCAATTTATTGAATGGCGAGATTACGAAGAATTGGAATGGCATTTACTAAGGTTTGACCTCCATAGAAAACTACAAATTTATGTTAAAGATTTAAACCATTTTTACCAAAAGGAAAAAACCCTTTGGGAATTAGATTACGGATGGGATGGTTTTCAATGGCTAGAGGCTGATGACAAAGAAAACAGTATTTATGTTTATCAAAGAAGGGATTTGGAAGGAAATGTTTTAGTGGTCATCTGTAACTTTACCCCTATAGTACACCATAGTTACAGTTTTGGAGTAATAACTAATGGAGTATATGAAGAAGAATTTAATAGTGATTTAGAGAAATATGGAGGATCAAACTTATATAATGGTATTCCCCTTACTACTTCAAATAACATTTTGACTGCCTTGATACCACCACTTGCCATTATTTGTTTAAAGTTGAAAAAATAG
- a CDS encoding beta-propeller domain-containing protein, whose translation MKRSLSLLIITILLLSVAGCTEPTSSHTSNPLPTVNNLANLNRLLKNSQRYWGIRFGAEIALDTAEKQSNTRDHSSTNVQVKGIDEGDIIKIDGEYLYGIVGSEIVIVRLYPIEEGEIVGKITFKENFLPQELYIDGDKLVVIGYKYDYSTYDRPVFHGRWFYYSDFTQVYVYDISNHGKPKLTRELEVEGHILSTRLKDSYLYLITNKYLWYTEISGNPAPRYKDSAKGDEEEQKKLEEIYYFPQGELSGFINIVALSIQDDKKEATIETFLGNGQNIYMSHENLYIALTTDNSTIIHKFAIDKQNISYKGRGKVSGWVLNQFSMDEYEGYFRIATTSHRNESLNNLYVLDQNMKTVGKLENLAPTERIYAARFTGEKAYLITFEIIDPLFVIDLQNPRAPKVLGELKIPGFSNYLHPIDENHLLGIGRDTTVTNIWGREMAIELGIRLTIFDVTDPNNPKEKFVETIGGRGTYSEALYNHKAVYYHNNRLAFPVWETKEIVNSPSGRDSAVSSIDYNISFIGAYIYEISTDNGFKLGAKISHFTAEQMENLHEKWYIDSSIKRIVSIENYLYSISDTEIQIHDISNYQTVKTIKIQ comes from the coding sequence ATGAAAAGGAGCTTGTCCTTATTAATCATAACAATACTTCTTTTATCTGTTGCAGGTTGTACTGAACCCACCAGTTCCCATACTAGTAATCCCTTACCAACGGTAAATAATTTGGCTAACCTTAATAGATTGCTTAAAAACAGTCAGCGCTATTGGGGGATTAGATTTGGTGCAGAGATTGCTTTAGATACTGCTGAAAAACAATCAAACACCAGAGACCACTCGTCAACTAATGTTCAAGTAAAAGGTATTGACGAAGGAGATATTATTAAAATAGATGGTGAATATCTGTACGGAATTGTAGGTAGCGAAATAGTAATTGTTCGCCTTTATCCAATTGAGGAAGGGGAAATAGTAGGGAAAATAACTTTCAAGGAAAATTTCCTTCCCCAAGAATTGTATATTGATGGAGATAAACTAGTAGTAATAGGATATAAATACGACTATTCAACATATGATAGGCCAGTTTTCCACGGCAGATGGTTTTATTATAGTGATTTTACTCAAGTTTATGTCTATGATATATCTAACCACGGAAAACCAAAGCTCACTAGGGAATTAGAAGTAGAAGGTCATATTTTATCTACTAGGTTGAAAGATTCTTACCTTTATTTGATTACTAACAAATACCTATGGTATACGGAAATTTCAGGAAACCCTGCTCCTAGGTATAAAGACTCAGCTAAAGGGGATGAAGAAGAACAAAAAAAATTAGAAGAGATCTACTATTTCCCACAAGGAGAACTTTCAGGTTTTATCAATATAGTAGCCCTATCTATTCAAGATGACAAAAAAGAAGCTACGATAGAAACCTTTTTAGGTAATGGGCAAAATATCTACATGTCCCATGAAAATTTATACATCGCCCTTACCACTGATAATTCTACAATAATTCACAAATTTGCTATAGATAAACAAAATATTTCTTATAAAGGTCGAGGTAAAGTTTCAGGTTGGGTATTAAACCAATTTTCTATGGATGAATACGAAGGTTATTTCCGCATAGCAACTACTAGTCATCGGAATGAATCATTAAACAACCTTTACGTTCTTGATCAAAATATGAAGACAGTAGGTAAACTGGAAAATTTAGCACCTACTGAACGAATCTATGCCGCAAGATTTACCGGTGAAAAGGCATATCTTATAACCTTTGAAATAATCGACCCCTTATTTGTCATTGATTTACAAAATCCCAGAGCCCCTAAAGTGTTAGGTGAGTTAAAGATTCCGGGGTTTAGCAACTATCTACATCCCATTGATGAAAATCACCTCTTAGGAATAGGAAGGGATACAACGGTAACAAATATTTGGGGAAGGGAAATGGCTATAGAACTAGGTATAAGACTAACTATTTTTGATGTAACAGATCCTAATAATCCTAAAGAAAAATTTGTAGAAACTATTGGAGGCAGAGGAACCTATTCAGAAGCTTTATACAATCATAAAGCAGTATATTATCATAATAATCGTTTAGCATTTCCAGTTTGGGAAACAAAAGAAATTGTCAACTCTCCATCTGGAAGGGATTCAGCAGTATCAAGTATAGATTATAATATTTCTTTTATTGGAGCATATATCTATGAAATAAGTACTGATAATGGATTTAAATTAGGAGCTAAAATTTCTCATTTTACAGCAGAACAGATGGAAAATCTCCATGAAAAATGGTATATTGATTCTAGTATTAAGAGAATTGTCAGCATAGAAAATTATCTCTATTCAATTTCAGATACTGAAATTCAAATTCACGATATTTCTAATTATCAAACAGTTAAAACCATAAAAATTCAATAA
- a CDS encoding hybrid sensor histidine kinase/response regulator — protein MEISESKIKRCWKNYYLFLIVVYILIFSLTINFIYRGLDSRERHIEYIVALDLYKLTWDEINLNVKNYIIQQDHKFLEVYNYIIDNDKDIELIKKLLDLGLTNDEEILVEELIYLGNQLKVLNNQAIEEVEEANSINKSPGLVPVQVNFPNMTIFTKEYLYILEQHREKMIQLKNSVETRMIEQTNKRLLYLKIFSYPIIAIASILPAFIAYHYQKTKKFNERLQIEKGLQSITLENIGDGVIAVDKAGLITIFNPAAQSITGYTSAEAIGKPINEIIKHKEKNKHFCNVFVEGIGCEEKDDTRRFWIVDKSGKEKYITKICRQINNESSPINIVFTIRDITEKVLMDREKELSQRLNSLGRLAGGIAHDFNNSLTILGGNIDLFTLYLKSENTTKLLPILNNLGGEVKRAKQLTSKLLTFARGGMPIKEPYNLEVMVKEGMDRALKDSKIIPVFQNDNKDLLINADSAQMIEVFENIIKNAKEAMNPETDTLWIEISQIEIEENKEYLTSGKYGLITIKNDGEEIPEDVLPNIFDPYFSTKGNEGLGLSTCYSIIKNHGGYIRVQSNENYTVFYIYLPIIEEKREEIVQSSTIEKENLSILVMDDEKSIREVCENLLIELGHRVETVENGEMAIEKYRIKWEENDPYDLLILDLYIVNGLGGKETLKEILKINPQAKAVVSSGYSDDGVMANYQEYGFIGVLRKPYDYQKLKDLIIKIPLT, from the coding sequence GTGGAAATAAGTGAATCAAAAATTAAAAGATGTTGGAAAAATTATTATCTTTTTTTAATTGTAGTTTATATTCTTATATTTTCTCTAACTATAAATTTTATTTACAGGGGGTTAGATTCTAGGGAAAGGCATATAGAATACATAGTGGCATTAGATTTATATAAATTAACTTGGGATGAAATAAATTTGAATGTCAAGAATTATATTATACAACAAGACCATAAATTTTTAGAAGTATACAATTATATTATAGATAACGATAAAGATATAGAACTGATAAAAAAACTATTAGATTTAGGTTTAACTAATGATGAAGAAATATTAGTTGAAGAGTTAATCTATCTAGGCAATCAACTAAAAGTCTTAAATAACCAGGCAATTGAAGAAGTTGAGGAAGCAAATTCAATAAATAAGTCTCCAGGGTTAGTACCAGTACAAGTAAATTTCCCAAATATGACAATTTTTACGAAAGAGTATCTCTATATATTAGAACAACATAGGGAAAAAATGATTCAATTAAAAAACTCCGTTGAGACAAGAATGATAGAACAAACAAATAAAAGACTTCTTTATTTAAAAATTTTTTCTTATCCTATTATCGCAATAGCATCAATTCTCCCTGCATTTATAGCATACCACTATCAAAAAACGAAAAAATTTAATGAAAGATTACAAATAGAGAAAGGATTGCAATCAATTACTTTAGAAAATATCGGTGATGGAGTAATTGCAGTAGATAAAGCTGGATTAATTACCATTTTTAATCCGGCAGCCCAATCAATTACTGGTTATACTTCAGCTGAAGCTATAGGTAAGCCTATAAACGAAATAATAAAACATAAAGAGAAAAATAAACATTTTTGTAATGTATTTGTTGAAGGGATCGGTTGTGAAGAAAAAGATGATACTAGAAGATTTTGGATAGTGGATAAATCAGGGAAAGAAAAATATATAACTAAAATTTGCCGGCAAATTAACAATGAAAGTAGTCCAATAAATATTGTATTTACAATTAGAGACATTACAGAAAAAGTTCTAATGGATAGGGAAAAGGAGCTAAGCCAAAGATTAAATTCTTTAGGTCGTTTGGCAGGTGGAATAGCCCATGATTTTAATAACTCCTTAACCATTTTAGGAGGAAATATTGATCTTTTTACCCTTTATTTAAAATCAGAGAACACCACAAAGTTATTACCTATATTAAACAACTTAGGGGGAGAAGTTAAGAGGGCAAAACAGCTCACTAGTAAACTTTTAACCTTTGCCAGGGGTGGCATGCCCATAAAGGAACCCTATAATTTAGAAGTAATGGTTAAAGAAGGAATGGATAGAGCATTAAAGGATAGTAAGATTATACCAGTTTTTCAAAATGATAATAAAGATTTGCTAATAAATGCTGATTCCGCCCAGATGATAGAGGTTTTTGAAAATATTATAAAAAATGCCAAAGAAGCTATGAACCCTGAAACAGATACTTTATGGATAGAAATTTCTCAAATTGAAATCGAAGAAAATAAAGAATATTTAACTTCAGGAAAATATGGTTTGATTACTATAAAAAATGATGGTGAAGAAATTCCTGAAGATGTTTTACCTAATATTTTTGATCCATATTTTAGTACTAAAGGAAATGAAGGTTTAGGTTTATCAACTTGTTATTCTATAATTAAAAACCACGGTGGATATATTCGGGTACAATCAAATGAAAATTATACTGTATTTTATATTTATTTACCAATAATAGAAGAAAAAAGGGAAGAAATTGTCCAATCTTCCACTATTGAAAAAGAAAACCTCTCTATCTTGGTAATGGATGATGAAAAAAGTATTAGAGAAGTCTGTGAAAATTTACTAATAGAACTTGGACACAGGGTAGAGACAGTAGAAAATGGTGAGATGGCTATTGAAAAATATCGAATAAAATGGGAAGAAAATGATCCCTATGATTTGCTAATCTTAGATTTATATATAGTAAATGGTTTAGGTGGTAAAGAGACTTTAAAGGAAATATTAAAAATAAACCCTCAAGCCAAAGCTGTTGTTTCTAGTGGATATAGTGATGATGGGGTTATGGCAAATTATCAAGAATACGGATTTATAGGGGTTTTACGAAAACCTTATGATTATCAAAAATTAAAGGACTTAATTATTAAAATTCCATTAACATAA
- a CDS encoding glycine C-acetyltransferase — MNLSFLEEKIAELKEAGVYRKLPVLEGPNEAEIILNGQRVINLSSNNYLGFANHPKLKEAAIEAVEKYGVGAGAVRTIVGNMDLHEELEKLLAQFKREEAVMVFQSGFNCNAGTIQAIVERGDLIVSDELNHASIIDGCRLSSADKTIYKHCDMEDLERVLQENREKYRNVLIITDGVFSMDGDIAPLPEIVKLAEKYNALTYVDDAHGSGVLGESGRGTVDHFNLHGKVDFTIGTLSKAIGVIGGYVAGSEVMKDWLLHRGRPLLFSTSLPPAAVAPIIVAIKELMRTTEYTERLWDNARYFKAGLQELGFDLGKSQTPITPVIIGNEAKTMEFSRKLLEKGVFVSGIVFPTVPRGTGRVRCMVTAGHTKEQLDKAIAVFKEVGHQMGII, encoded by the coding sequence ATGAACCTATCCTTTTTAGAAGAAAAAATAGCTGAATTAAAAGAAGCAGGAGTCTATAGGAAATTACCGGTATTAGAAGGTCCTAACGAGGCTGAGATAATTTTGAATGGTCAGAGGGTAATTAACTTATCTTCCAATAATTATCTCGGTTTTGCCAATCATCCAAAACTTAAAGAAGCAGCTATAGAAGCAGTAGAAAAATATGGTGTCGGTGCTGGTGCAGTTAGAACCATTGTCGGTAATATGGATCTTCACGAAGAATTAGAAAAGTTATTAGCTCAATTCAAAAGGGAAGAAGCGGTAATGGTATTTCAATCAGGGTTTAACTGTAATGCCGGTACCATTCAAGCTATTGTAGAGAGGGGAGACTTAATTGTTTCCGATGAACTGAACCATGCCAGTATCATAGATGGTTGTCGCTTAAGTAGCGCCGATAAGACAATCTATAAACACTGTGATATGGAAGATTTAGAAAGGGTACTTCAGGAAAATAGAGAAAAATACCGGAATGTATTGATTATTACCGATGGGGTATTCAGTATGGATGGAGACATTGCCCCATTACCAGAAATAGTTAAATTGGCAGAAAAATATAATGCTTTAACCTATGTCGATGATGCCCACGGTTCTGGAGTATTAGGGGAAAGTGGACGGGGAACAGTAGATCACTTTAACCTTCACGGGAAAGTTGACTTTACCATCGGTACCTTATCGAAGGCTATTGGAGTTATTGGTGGTTATGTTGCAGGTAGTGAAGTGATGAAAGATTGGTTACTACACCGAGGTAGACCCTTGCTCTTTAGTACATCTCTACCACCAGCAGCGGTGGCACCTATTATAGTGGCGATAAAAGAACTTATGAGAACAACGGAATATACTGAAAGATTGTGGGATAATGCCCGTTACTTTAAAGCTGGTTTACAAGAACTAGGATTTGACTTAGGTAAAAGCCAAACTCCAATTACCCCTGTGATAATCGGCAATGAAGCTAAAACGATGGAATTTAGTCGCAAACTCTTAGAAAAAGGGGTATTTGTATCTGGAATTGTATTCCCTACAGTTCCAAGGGGAACCGGTAGAGTTCGTTGTATGGTAACAGCAGGGCATACTAAAGAACAATTAGATAAAGCTATTGCTGTTTTTAAAGAAGTGGGACATCAGATGGGAATAATTTAG
- a CDS encoding LCP family protein, which produces MKRNTKNKNNKKKIILIIIAALLIPFLIYGGSFAYRLYSLYSSIYQPIDDEDFEPIDPNDLLDDEEIDGEDVPLDQVEKYKYEDDKYYNKERSPKDPNKLNILLIGVDSRTIGGVGRADSIMVVQYNKSTKKSAILSIPRDTFVRIPGRGYDKINHSFAFGRTRLLKETVENYLDIHIDHYVQVDMQSFVKAVDTIGGITVNVPEDMIDYNDNVLFRKGTHHMNGEQVLRYVGARKLKSGGGSDFGRIRRQQQVIAIILNKIIKEYSLNQTLKVMEDISPYIRTDITPMTVINNWSAFTSLNVNEIKMETLTGTGFIHNRVFYLRIPVSEAREKMANLTE; this is translated from the coding sequence TTGAAAAGAAATACAAAAAACAAAAATAATAAGAAGAAAATTATCTTAATTATTATAGCAGCTCTATTAATACCTTTTTTGATTTACGGAGGCTCTTTTGCATATAGGCTATATAGTCTTTACAGTTCAATTTATCAACCCATCGATGATGAAGATTTTGAACCAATAGATCCTAATGATTTACTAGATGATGAAGAAATAGATGGGGAAGATGTACCACTAGACCAAGTGGAAAAATATAAATATGAAGATGACAAATATTATAACAAAGAGCGTTCACCTAAAGATCCTAATAAACTCAATATCCTCCTCATCGGTGTAGATTCTAGAACCATTGGAGGAGTTGGTAGAGCTGATTCTATCATGGTGGTACAGTATAACAAAAGCACAAAAAAATCTGCAATTCTTTCCATACCTAGAGATACCTTTGTAAGAATACCGGGAAGAGGATACGATAAAATAAACCATTCCTTTGCTTTTGGTCGAACAAGGCTTCTAAAAGAAACAGTGGAGAACTACTTGGACATCCACATCGATCACTATGTCCAAGTAGATATGCAAAGCTTTGTTAAAGCAGTGGATACCATTGGTGGTATAACTGTTAATGTACCAGAAGATATGATTGATTATAATGATAACGTACTTTTTAGAAAAGGAACCCATCACATGAATGGGGAACAAGTATTGAGATATGTAGGTGCCCGTAAACTAAAATCTGGTGGTGGTAGTGACTTTGGCCGTATTCGCCGCCAACAACAGGTTATAGCTATAATTTTGAATAAAATTATAAAGGAATACTCTTTAAATCAAACTTTAAAGGTAATGGAAGATATTAGTCCTTATATCAGGACAGACATTACTCCGATGACGGTAATAAACAACTGGTCAGCCTTTACCAGTTTAAATGTAAATGAGATAAAGATGGAAACACTAACAGGAACAGGGTTTATCCACAATAGAGTATTTTATCTCCGTATCCCTGTTTCTGAAGCTAGGGAAAAAATGGCTAATTTAACAGAGTAA
- the mnmA gene encoding tRNA 2-thiouridine(34) synthase MnmA, whose amino-acid sequence MEKTRVVIGMSGGVDSSVAALLLKEQGYDVIGIFMKNWEEKDELGVCTSTKDYEDVRKVCDQIGIPYYTVNFQKEYWERVFQYFLDEYRKGRTPNPDVMCNKEIKFKAFLDYALKIGAKYLATGHYAQIDYIDGEYKLKRGADPNKDQTYFLNTLGQQELSKTLFPIGHLHKSEVREIAKKAGLATANKKDSTGICFIGEKNFKEFLSTYLPAKPGEMRTLSGEYKGKHDGLMYYTLGQRKGLGIGGSGNGKPWFVVGKDLKNNILYVEQGDDHPKLYSKGLYATDISFVTDKEMPKEFECTVKVRYRQKDQPATVYLTGKDTCKVMFHQPMRAVTPGQAVVFYNGEYCLGGGIIDETIE is encoded by the coding sequence ATGGAAAAAACTAGAGTTGTTATAGGAATGTCAGGTGGAGTAGATTCCTCTGTGGCAGCTTTGTTGTTGAAAGAACAGGGTTATGACGTCATAGGTATTTTTATGAAAAACTGGGAAGAAAAAGACGAGTTGGGAGTTTGTACTTCCACTAAAGATTATGAAGATGTGAGAAAAGTATGTGACCAAATAGGTATACCCTATTATACAGTGAATTTTCAAAAAGAGTACTGGGAAAGGGTTTTTCAGTATTTTCTAGATGAATATAGAAAAGGAAGGACTCCAAACCCCGATGTAATGTGTAATAAAGAAATCAAGTTTAAAGCTTTTCTAGATTATGCATTAAAGATTGGTGCTAAATATTTAGCCACTGGCCATTATGCCCAAATAGATTATATAGATGGTGAATATAAGTTAAAAAGGGGAGCTGATCCAAACAAAGATCAGACGTATTTTTTAAATACCTTAGGGCAACAAGAACTATCTAAAACCCTCTTTCCTATCGGACATTTGCATAAAAGTGAAGTTCGGGAAATTGCTAAAAAAGCAGGTTTAGCTACAGCAAATAAAAAAGATAGTACAGGAATCTGTTTTATAGGAGAGAAAAACTTTAAAGAATTTTTAAGCACCTATTTACCGGCAAAACCAGGGGAAATGAGGACATTATCCGGCGAATATAAAGGGAAACACGATGGATTAATGTACTATACCCTTGGACAGAGAAAGGGTTTAGGAATTGGTGGTTCAGGAAATGGCAAACCTTGGTTTGTTGTAGGTAAAGACCTGAAAAACAACATCCTTTATGTTGAGCAAGGGGATGACCATCCAAAACTGTATTCTAAGGGACTATATGCTACCGATATCAGTTTTGTGACTGATAAAGAAATGCCAAAGGAGTTTGAATGTACTGTAAAGGTGCGCTACCGACAAAAGGATCAACCTGCTACTGTATATTTAACAGGAAAAGATACTTGTAAGGTGATGTTCCATCAACCTATGAGGGCTGTCACCCCAGGTCAAGCGGTAGTTTTTTACAATGGTGAATATTGCCTTGGTGGAGGAATAATTGACGAAACAATTGAATAA